CAAATCTCCGGTGAGACCATTGTTAAGCCTCTTCGACGACACAAGCCTTGAACTGAAACTAGTCACCTCTTCATCATCATCGCCAGCatcatcatcgtcttcttctctCTGCGTATCATCGGCGAGTTCGAGTTTCCAGAGCGTTTGCACCCTCGACAAGGTGAAGTCTGCTCTTGAGAGGGCAGGGAAAGTTTCATCCGAGACTTTAAAGAAACGCAAATCACCAGAAGAGGAGGACGTTTGCGATCAAACCGCTTCCACCGCCGGGTCGTCTCCCGTGGCGGTTGGATGTCCTGGGTGCTTGTCGTATGTACTGGTGATGAAGAACAATCCGAAATGCCCAAGGTGTCATTCGTTTGTTGCTTTGCCTGCCGTGAAAAGGCCTAAAATTGATCTCAACATATGATGTATGAATgtttcgtttttttcttttgaaggtTCAAATTTTGTAAATCATAGATAAACTAGGGGTTTAattaattgaaaagaaaaagaaagagatgggTGTTAATGAAAATGGCTGTGTTAATCACTTAATCCTATCTAATAAAGTTACTCTAAGCGGTATGCAAGTGTTAAATCTGATATTATATTACATAATTCAACCGTACTCGGTACTCCTGTCatgttctttttaaatttaaggAATAACCCAAAGTCATGGCTTAGTTCGAAGTTAGTTGAAgttattttcaattattttttttaaaccaacaaaatattattcttaTGCTGTTATTTATACGCTTAATTCACTATACTTACGACTAACTATTTTATTTCGTTGGAGCTGTTTATGAAAACCTGAAGTACGCCTCTGGTGCTGTATAAGAAAACCCTGATATGCTTCATGACAGTAGTCATTAATTAAGCAAATAGCCCTTCTTAAGTGTGTTTTGTATCCAATGAAGAAGTTAAGAGCAGGTTTAACGCTGTCTCTTATTGGTGTATCTTAAGTAAATTGGGATTAAaattaaatgagaaaaataGATTAAAGCAATATACGCCTCCTAATTAGGAGTTAGAAGAAGCGTATACAGATGGACATCTGTCAAAGCGTGAGTGGCCAGAGGAGAAGTTGAAGCGGTCTCGCCTCTCTCCTCTCCGTCTCTCTTCTCTCGTTCTCTCTTCTGTCCTTCTGTCGATTCTCTCTCAAGACGGTGATTCTCTACACCGACGGCGACTTCTCCTCTCGTCGGCGGTTGTctggtttctctctctctgttggTTGCTCTCGCTTTCTCTCGGCGGCTACCTCTCTTTCGGTGTCTCTGTCGACTCTTTctcttgtttctctctctcgaCGGCGACTTCTCTTTCTATCGGTGCATCTCTGGtttgtctctctctttctcggTGTCTCTTCCCTCGACGGCGACGGAACTCCCTCACGGTGTCTCTCCTCGAAGGTAAAGCGAGTGTTGTGTTGTTCAATTATGCATGTATTTAGATTATGCATGTTCTTGTTCTGATCAATTTTGcatgtatttttatttgtttgtcttGTCGATTCTGTATCCCGGTGGCTGTCAAGCACGACAGCGACGGAGAACTATCTCGGTGGCTCTCCTCCAATGTAAAGGTAAAGCTTCTGATTCTTGTTGTTCGATTTTGaagattttaatttgttttgttggagTAATCTTAAAATAGCTTGGGAAACAAGTAATCCTATTCCTATCTTGTTATGGTTATCTATAAGGTTTAGGATTATCTTGAAAGTTTATTTACTAATgagtttaggagttatctattGATATAAAAGGAGTTGCAGAATTGTTGCAACACTTAAGAGAAACATTGTGATTGTGAGCTTAGGGTTTTGAGTAATTTTCCCTAAGAGATTAATAAGAGAAGCTACTTCTTGTTAACGTGTTCTTGCAATCTATCGAGAGACTATATTGAAAGACTATattgtggtatcagagcctctaGGATACGATCACAGAAGTTATGGGCGACATTGTCACTACGAAAGTTAAGGAAGGGGGAGGATCCTCTTCCATAAAGTGTCCGATGCTAACTTCGACAAACTATACGGTATGGGCAATGCGAGTTAAAGTGCTATTGAGGGTTCATAAAGTTTGGGAGGTCATAGAGAATGAATCTGATAATGGAGAGAAGAACGACATGGCTACTGCTCTACTCTTCCAGTCTATACCCGAGGCACTCATTCTCCAGGTAGGAGAGTTTGACACAGCCAAGAAAGTATGGGATGCGATTAAATCAAGACACATGGGAGCAGATCGTGTACGCGAGGCAAGACTACAAACATTAACCGCAGAATTTGAGAGAATGAAGATGAAAGACAGTGATACAATTGATGACTTTGTGGGAAAACTATCGGAGATCTCATCTAAATCATCTGCTCTAGGAGAAGTTATTGAAGAAACAAAATTGGTGAAGAAGTTCTTATCCAGCTTACCACgaagaaaatatatacatattgtgGCATCATTAGAACAGGTCCTTGATCTTAAAACCACAAGCTTCGAGGATATAATTGGCCGGTTAAAAGCTTATGAAGAGAGAGTtgctgaggaagaagatgaaacacagaACAAACTCATGTACGCAGAAAATACTGAATCTCAACCTGCTTCAACCTACAGCAACAACTATAGAGGTAGAGGACGTGGTGGTCGATTTAATAACAGAGGACGAGGAAGGGGAAGGTACAACGATCGGTACAACGACCAGTACCAAAACCGGTACCAAAATACTTTCGACATGTCCAAGATCGAATGCTTTCGGTGTGACAAGATGGGTCACTTCGCGTCTGTATGTCCTGATCGTCTACTCAAGCTACAGATAGCCacagaaacaaaagagaaagatgaTGCAACACAGGAAGCAGAGGAACTGATGATGCATGAGGTGGTATACCTTAACGAGAAGAACGTTAACCCACTTGACTTTGAAGCAAATTCAGAAAATGAAAGAGTATGGTATCTAGACAATGGGGCAAGCAATCATATGACTGGCGACCGGAGATACTTTAAGGAAATCGACGAGTCAATCACTGGCAAAGTAAGATTTGGAGACGACTCTCGCATCGACATCAAAGGAAAAGGGCCAATACTGTTCCTCACCAAGGAAGGAGGAAAGAAGATTCTTGCTGATGTCTATTATATACCAGACCTAAAAAGCAATATAATTAGCCTAGGTCAAGCTACAGAGTCCGGCTGCGACATCAGAATGAAAGATGATTACCTTACATTACAAGACAAAGatggaaaattgatcgtaaaaGCAAGACGATCTAAGAATCGGCTATATAAGGTAACTATTGACAGCAATGAGGAATGCCTACAGCTCTCAGTTCCAAGCGACTCCGCAAAGTGGCATGCACGGTTAGGTCACATAGGGAGAGAAACAATGCGACTAATGGCCAACAGAGAGCTCGTGTATGGACTACCTAAGATCGAGATTGATAAAGAAACATGCTCCTCTTGCTTACTTGGCAAACAAGCAAGACAGATGTTTCCAAAAGCGACTGCATATCGAGCTGAGAAAACACTCGAACTTATACATGGAGACCTCTGCGGGCCTATAACACCATCCACACCCTCTCAAAATCGATATATTTTTGTTCTCATTGATGACCATTCCAGGTATATGTGGAGTATACTCTTGAAGGAAAAAGGAGAAGCATTCGACAAGTTCAGAAAATTCAAGGCTGTAGTTGAGAAGGAAACAGGAACTGTGATCAAAACTCTTAGAACAGACAGAGGAGGTGAATTTGTGTCTAACGAGTTCAACATATTTTGCGAGACGAATGGAATTACAAGACACCTAACAGCTCCCTACACCCCTCAACAAAACGGGGTAGTAGAAAGACGGAATCGAACTCTTCTTAACATGACTAGAAGTATGTTGAAGCATATGGAGCTACCAAACTACCTCTGGGGCGAGGCAGTGAGACATGCGACTTACCTTATAAACAGAGCTGCAACTCGAGTCATCAAGACAACACCCTACGAGCTGTTCAAAGGCAGGAAACCAAACATAGAGCACCTGCGGATTTTTGGATGTATTGGATATGCTAAAGTAGACTCACAACATCTCAAGAAACTCGACAACAGGTCTCGACAGCTCGTACATCTCGGAACCGAGCCAGGATCTAAGGCCTATAGGTTACTTGATCCAACGACAAAAAGAATGGTGGTAAGTAGAGATGTGATATTTGATGAAACGAAGAGCTGGGACTGGAAGAAGATTAATGAAAGAGGAGAGACGGGAGTGTTCCGCATTGGTATCAGTCAGTTTGGGAATCACGGAGTTGATGACGACACCACTGTCGTCgacaacgaagaagaagcaacagAAACCCAAGCTACAGATACAATAAaccaaggagaagaagatgaggatcACGATGATGATCATGATGAACCAGAGCTAAGGAGATCCACTAGAGAAAGAAAGTTACCTGGTTACCTTGATGATTACATCCTTCTGGCAGAGCTAGAAGGAGAGCGGTTATTGCTAAGCATAAATGATGAACCATGGAGCTTCGAAGAAGCTAAAGAAAAGAAAGTATGGAGAGATGCTTGCGAAGACGAGATCAAATCAAtagtcaaaaacaaaacatgggACTTAGCTGAACTACCTGTTGGAGCAAAGGCAATAGGGCTCAAATGGATCTTTAAGATCAAACGAAACTCTGACGGAAGCATCAACAAATTCAAGGCAAGACTAGTAGCAAAGGGCTACATACAGAGACATGGTGTCGACTTTGATGAGGTTTTTGCGCCCGTGGCACGTATTGAAACTGTCCGGTTCTTACTTGCATTAGCAGCATCACAAGGTTGGCAAGTTCATCACTTGGACGTCAAGACTGCATTCTTACACGGAGACCTTAAAGAAGAAGTGTACGTCTCCCAACCAGAAGGATTCGTGGTTAAAGGACAGGAAGGAAAAGTATACAGGCTTAAAAAGGCACTCTACGGTCTACGTCAGGCTCCAAGAGCATGGAACGAAAAATTAAACAGAGTTTTAGGAGAATTGAAGTTCGTAAAGTGTGCAAAAGAACCAGCAGTTTATCGACGCCAAGAGAAAGAACATCTATTGCTTGttgcagtgtatgttgatgacctTCTTGTGACTGGTACAAGTCGTGTGATGATCGAAGAGTTTAAGAAAGGAATGTCTGAAAGGTTTGAAATGAGTGATTTGGGTAAATTAACATACTATCTGGGCATTGAGGTTGATCAACACAATGAAGGCATCACGCTGAAACAGGAAAGATACGCCAAGAAGATACTAGAAGAATGTGGAATGCGTGACTGCAACACAGTTCAAGTACCTATGGATCCAAGCTTGAAGATGTCTAAAGCACTAGATGAGCAAAGCGTGAACGAGAAAGAGTACAGAAGAAGCATCGGGTGTCTCAGATATTTACTTCATACTCGACCCGACTTATCCTTTTCGGTTGGAGTGATGAGTAGGTATATGCAGGACCCGAAGACGTCACACGCCGCAGCCATAAAGCAAATCTTGCGCTACTTACAGGGAACACTTGGTTTTGGATTAGTGTTCAAACGGGGAACAAATACAAAGCTAATAGGTTATAGTGACGCAAGTCACAATGTGGACGAGGACGACGGCAGAAGCACGACAGGTCATGTCTTTTACTTCTTAGATTCACCCATAACCTGGTGTTCTCAGAAACAAGAGACAGTTGCTCTCTCATCCTGTGAAGCAGAATTTATGGCAGCAACCGAGGCAGCAAAGCAGGCAATTTGGCTTCAAGAATTACTTAGTGAGATCATGGGAAAGGAGTGTGAGAAAGTAGTGGTTCTGATTGATAACAAGTCTGCAATAGCCTTAACCAAGAACCCAGTCTTCCATGGACGCAGCAAACATATTCATCGTCGCTATCATTTTATAAGGGAGTGTGTTGACAACAATCTGATTGAAGTTCAACATGTACCAGGAAGCATTCAGAAAGCAGACATTCTAACCAAAGGACTTGGAAGAATACGATACAAAGAAATGAGAAGTTTGATTGGAGTTGAAGATGTGTCCCAAAGCTATTTTAAGCTTAAGGGGGACAATGTTGGAGTAATCTTAAAATAGCTTGGGAAACAAGTAATCCTATTCCTATCTTGTTATGGTTATCTATAAGGTTTAGGATTATCTTGAAAGTTTATTTACTAATgagtttaggagttatctattGATATAAAAGGAGTTGCAGAATTGTTGCAACACTTAAGAGAAACATTGTGATTGTGAGCTTAGGGTTTTGAGTAATTTTCCCTAAGAGATTAATAAGAGAAGCTACTTCTTGTTAACGTGTTCTTGCAATCTATCGAGAGACTATATTGAAAGACTATATGTTTGTGGTGTGTCTTATTAGAACGTGTCTTGATTAATTTTGTTCTTTATGTCTTTGTTTCGTCAGATGAATGGATGAATTTGCTTTTGTTCTTTGCGTTTGTAATACGAATGATGAAGGGAATTAACCAAGTCCTTGGAACAAAGCTCATTGCAATACAGGTTAGCAATTACTCTTTTGTAGCTTTAGTTAATGGTCTGATGTAGCTTCTGGTCTGAATAGATGTTTGTGGTGCTTCTGTTATTTGCGGTGCTTTTGTTCTTTGCAATTACTCTGCTGTGTCCTGGTTAGCTTTAGTTAAAGGTCTGATGTAGCTTTAGTTAATGGTCTGACTGTAATTAATGTTATGGTTAGCTTTAGTTAATGGGTCTGGTTAGCTTTAGGTAATGGTCATGGTTAGCTTTAGTTAATTGTTAGGTAGAAATGAATGGTGTAGTAATGAATGTGTTAGACTGTTACTAACACAAAACCGACGAGTGACGAGTAAATGAGAATTTAAGTGGAAGGACGAGTCATTAAAGTTTCGCTGACCAAGCTTCATTTCATTGGCAAACAATGCATGTTCATGCACACACACAAATACAAATAATGTACATTTATTTCTTTCCGTTTTTATTTGTGAAGAGAgccattttcaaatttcaattttttcttcattaagtgCAGAAGTCTACGAAAAAAAATAAGTCCATTTCtccaaaataaatgttttagttgTGCTATTGAAACATAGTTATAAAGGAAGGATACTTTGTTCGGGTATGACCTAAAGTAAAAAGTAAATCGTAGAATGACAGTTTTTCATTTAACACATTCCTGACGGAGTGGCCAAGCTATGTAGTATGTACTAGACTACTACTAGTACGTTTTAGTTGGTATTTGTctttatcatattattaaaactcTCGTGTTTATTGAGTCGGCTACTACGAATTTTCGTCTAAGTCAATTCATTTTTTTCGAACacaaaattattgaaaccaaATAAGcaattatttttgtgtttaattGGACAGTGACTTTCTAATAAATAGTAGTACCAACGTTCAAACCAGTGTCCttacaacaatttttttctttttttttttttctttttctgttatgtccttacaacattgtttttttgttaaaggcttgacctttttttttggtcaaggAAAAAATCCATTAAGAATCAAGTCAAACGACTTGTGCAGTATCAAAGCCATAAAAGACTAACAAAAGAGTGGAAGGATCACAGCAATTAAGAGAAAGCAAAGACAGACATCAATAGATGCCGTaatagaaaagagaaaaaagctCCTTTAAAGAAATAGGAGCAAGACGCCTGAGCAGGAGGGCTGGGGCATACAGCTGCTGCAGTACCTAGGAATTGGCGGGACCACCTCGAGCTAGATAAGATTGATATATACCTGCGGTCCTTAGTCACACTAAGAGCAATAGATAATGCAATAGAGTTGATACCAGGAGGAGTCAACAACACTTGAAACTGCTCAAATTCGTTAGCTTTTCTGAGGAGACGTGAGAGTCCATAAGAAACGTTGGGGAAACATGCTGGAGAGGTCAACGCCTTCCATGCCTCAATGGAAGACCACTCAAGGATCACTTCGTAATATGCAGATCTTGAAGCGCTTCACACGTCCACAAAAGGCTTGTGACCTTATAACATTGTTATTGAGTTATTGTATTTGTATCCTTTAAAAAGAGTCTTAAACCGGTGAGTCAGCATCTTCCATTCACTCGTTTGCAGTTAGTGTTTTTTCTTAAAGGCAACCCTAAGAAGTAGAAAAGTACATATACCAAAG
This genomic interval from Brassica napus cultivar Da-Ae chromosome A6, Da-Ae, whole genome shotgun sequence contains the following:
- the LOC106351361 gene encoding vitellogenin; the encoded protein is MTADVSSLVRLLSRYNDDRTTVKDSAQQGSSVALMTRDLLGSGSCRGGGGGDQSLELDLDLKVPNGWEKRLDLKSGKVYLQQQNSTTSSHHRRAEQSNQTFRKFQDLNFPSKSPVRPLLSLFDDTSLELKLVTSSSSSPASSSSSSLCVSSASSSFQSVCTLDKVKSALERAGKVSSETLKKRKSPEEEDVCDQTASTAGSSPVAVGCPGCLSYVLVMKNNPKCPRCHSFVALPAVKRPKIDLNI